One Eriocheir sinensis breed Jianghai 21 unplaced genomic scaffold, ASM2467909v1 Scaffold111, whole genome shotgun sequence genomic window carries:
- the LOC126989251 gene encoding basement membrane-specific heparan sulfate proteoglycan core protein-like, which produces MRQVDEVLELLTWDTHTYVKDDRYRLVHEAGDGWQKWQLVIGDVQAEDVGDYRCQVDTTPPLVLDAALTVTEPRTRVVDERGDQVEEKHYNSGSMIELKCIVEQVPFPHGPVTWRRGSTVLSFNTSRGGISVKGDETAGFISSRLYVANASPADSGRYSCWYRNFTSDTVTVHVIAGENSQAMQHDAPPESTAAAPFAAPRWQLVALLTCLTWPTHLGHGR; this is translated from the exons GTACCGGCTTGTGCACGAGGCGGGGGACGGCTGGCAGAAGTGGCAGCTGGTGATCGGGGACGTGCAGGCGGAGGACGTGGGGGACTACCGCTGCCAGGTGGACACGACGCCGCCCCTGGTGCTGGATGCGGCGCTCACTGTCACGG AGCCCAGGACGCGCGTGGTGGACGAGCGCGGGGACCAGGTGGAGGAGAAGCACTACAACAGCGGCAGCATGATCGAGCTCAAGTGCATCGTGGAGCAGGTGCCCTTCCCCCACGGCCCCGTCACCTGGCGCAGGGGGTCCACCGTGCTCTCCTTCAACACCTCCAGGGGCGGCATCAG CGTGAAGGGGGACGAGACGGCGGGCTTCATCTCCAGCCGCCTCTACGTGGCCAACGCCTCGCCCGCAGACTCCGGCCGCTACTCCTGCTGGTATCGTAACTTCACCAGCGATACCGTCACCGTCCACGTCATAGCag GTGAGAACTCCCAGGCCATGCAGCACGACGCCCCCCCTGAGAGCACGGCCGCCGCCCCCTTCGCCGCCCCCCGCTGGCAGCTCGTCGCCCtgctcacctgcctcacctggccGACACACCTGGGCCACGGCAGGTGA